The following proteins come from a genomic window of Lentimicrobiaceae bacterium:
- the gyrB gene encoding DNA topoisomerase (ATP-hydrolyzing) subunit B — MNNVRKNLSAQENYTADNIQVLEGLEAVRKRPAMYIGDVSERGLHHLVYEVIDNSIDEALVGYCDRIEVTILTDNSVKVLDNGRGIPTGIHEKEQRSALEVVMTVLHAGGKFDKGSYKVSGGLHGVGVSCVNALSEHLTARVFREGKIFVQEYAYGKPLYDVKVIGETDINGTEITFHPDSSIFNTTVYKSEILISRLRELAFLNKGITLTISDERETDENGNFISETFYSEEGLKDFIDYLDVNRERLMPDPICIEGEKNGMPMEIALQYNTSFAENLHSYVNNINTHEGGTHLAGFRRALTRTLKAYAEKSGMLAKLKFDINGDDFREGLTAIISLKVQEPQFEGQTKTKLGNSDAMGAVDQLLGEQLNYYLEEHPKEARTIVNKVILAATARHAARKARELVQRKGVLSGSGLPGKLADCSERDPIQCEIFLVEGDSAGGTAKQGRDRRFQAILPLRGKILNVEKAMQHRIFENEEIKNMFTALGISIGTEEDTKALNMDKLRYHKIVIMTDADVDGSHIATLLLTFFFRHMKEMIEEGYIYIATPPLYLIKKGNSEKYCWTEEQRLELVKQFSDNGSDKGIHIQRYKGLGEMNAEQLWDTTMNPQFRTLRQVTIENAAEADRVFSMLMGDEVPPRREFIEKNAKYANIDV; from the coding sequence TGATGTTAGCGAACGCGGATTGCACCATTTGGTTTATGAAGTAATTGATAATTCGATAGATGAGGCTCTTGTCGGTTATTGCGACCGGATAGAAGTTACAATACTCACAGATAATTCCGTTAAAGTGCTCGACAATGGTCGTGGTATCCCAACCGGAATTCATGAGAAAGAACAACGCTCAGCCCTGGAAGTTGTAATGACGGTGTTGCATGCCGGCGGAAAATTCGATAAAGGCTCGTATAAAGTTTCGGGTGGTTTGCATGGCGTGGGCGTTTCCTGCGTAAATGCCCTTTCCGAACATCTTACAGCAAGGGTTTTCAGGGAAGGAAAAATATTTGTACAGGAATATGCTTATGGAAAACCTTTGTATGATGTAAAAGTTATCGGAGAAACTGATATTAACGGAACTGAAATAACTTTTCATCCCGACAGTAGTATTTTTAATACCACTGTTTACAAATCAGAAATCCTTATTTCGCGTCTGCGCGAACTTGCCTTTCTCAACAAAGGAATCACCCTTACCATTTCCGATGAACGAGAAACCGATGAAAACGGAAATTTCATTTCTGAAACCTTTTATTCAGAAGAAGGACTCAAAGACTTTATTGATTACTTAGACGTAAACCGTGAACGGTTGATGCCCGATCCTATTTGTATTGAAGGGGAAAAGAATGGAATGCCCATGGAAATAGCACTCCAATACAACACTTCCTTTGCCGAAAACCTCCATTCCTACGTTAATAACATCAATACCCACGAAGGGGGAACTCACCTTGCAGGTTTTCGCAGGGCACTAACACGTACGCTGAAAGCCTACGCTGAAAAATCAGGTATGCTTGCCAAATTAAAATTCGACATTAACGGCGATGACTTCCGCGAAGGACTTACTGCCATCATCTCTTTAAAGGTACAGGAACCCCAGTTTGAAGGACAAACAAAAACCAAACTCGGCAACTCGGATGCGATGGGTGCTGTGGATCAGCTTTTAGGCGAGCAGCTCAACTACTACCTGGAAGAACATCCCAAAGAAGCCCGTACCATCGTAAACAAAGTTATTCTTGCTGCTACTGCCCGCCATGCCGCACGGAAAGCCCGCGAACTGGTACAGCGCAAAGGAGTTCTTTCTGGCTCAGGATTACCAGGGAAATTAGCCGACTGCAGCGAACGCGACCCTATTCAATGCGAAATTTTTCTCGTGGAAGGAGATTCGGCAGGCGGAACTGCCAAACAAGGACGCGACCGCCGTTTCCAGGCAATTTTACCACTCAGAGGTAAAATTCTGAACGTGGAAAAGGCAATGCAACACAGAATTTTTGAAAACGAAGAAATCAAAAATATGTTTACTGCACTCGGCATTTCCATTGGAACCGAAGAAGACACTAAAGCCCTCAATATGGACAAGCTTCGTTATCATAAAATTGTGATTATGACCGATGCCGACGTAGATGGTAGCCATATTGCCACACTTCTTCTTACTTTCTTCTTCCGCCACATGAAAGAAATGATTGAAGAAGGCTATATTTACATTGCTACCCCGCCACTTTACCTGATTAAAAAAGGCAATTCCGAAAAATACTGCTGGACAGAAGAACAACGGCTCGAATTGGTAAAACAATTTTCAGACAATGGCAGTGATAAAGGAATTCATATCCAACGGTATAAAGGTCTGGGCGAAATGAATGCCGAACAGTTGTGGGATACCACCATGAACCCGCAATTCCGTACACTTCGCCAAGTAACTATTGAAAATGCTGCCGAAGCCGACCGTGTTTTTTCAATGCTGATGGGCGATG